In Schistocerca serialis cubense isolate TAMUIC-IGC-003099 chromosome 3, iqSchSeri2.2, whole genome shotgun sequence, the following proteins share a genomic window:
- the LOC126471041 gene encoding uncharacterized protein LOC126471041: MDKEKNGLQKGRSCCDGYFSMKLLIEKYREFNLKTNIVFGNFKQVFDKVDRNKLLQILADDHVPQQLVDNIYKIYRTNLIYVKNEDKSSTWGRIHARVQQGYGLSPHLFIIYVNKVIKEWRQMPYGFIQINRNTKLNALLFVDDIVLVASSEDELQRFIRNLPIIWKRCSMDIKTTKNKNYGLLQKITSAKKIRLKNKILERMNIFTYIGHKRTDLAEKSTTITKNLEETSTTNKLKEVPKIHATHSPQWRNMGRSTNEKRRQKNSSMRP; the protein is encoded by the exons ATGGACAAAGAGAAAAATGGCCTTCAGAAAGGAAGATCATGTTGTGATGGATATTTTTCAATGAAATTGCTAATAGAAAAATATAGAGAATTCAATCTAAAAACAAATATTGTCTTTGGTAACTTCAAACAAGTTTTTGATAAAGTTGACAGAAACAAATTGTTACAGATTCTGGCAGATGATCATGTTCCACAGCAACTTGTAGATAATATATACAAAATTTACAGGACAAATTTAATCTATGTCAAGAATGAGGACAAATCATCAACATGGGGCAGAATACATGCAAGAGTACAACAGGGATATGGCCTTTCACCACACCTATTTATTATTTATGTGAATAAAGTCATCAAAGAATGGAGACAAATGCCATATGGCTTCATTCAGATCAACAGAAATACAAAGCTAAATGCTTTACTTTTTGTTGATGACATAGTTCTTGTAGCATCTTCAGAAGATGAGCTGCAACGTTTCATTCGCAATTTACCAATTATATGGAAGAGATGCAGCATGGACATCAAaaccacaaaaaacaaaaactatggCCTTCTGCAGAAAATAACCAGTGCAAAGAAGATCCGCTTGAAAAACAAAATTCTAGAAAGGATGAACATATTCACATATATAGGCCACAAGAGAACAGACTTAGCTGAAAAGTCTACCAC AATTACAAAAAATCTGGaggaaacgtctacaacaaacaagcTCAAAGAAGTTCCTAAAATCCATGCTACACATTCACCGCAATGGCGTAATATGGGTAGGTCAACAAATGAGAAAAGACGGCAGAAGAACTCCTCAATGAGACCATAA